The Enterococcus rotai genome includes a window with the following:
- a CDS encoding YycH family regulatory protein — MKIAEKIVRIGLIFLVLLSLYFSFTIWVSSSKKEAPVKNDSQVATTVINERIDTDVFLPLRLVRMQNGKSEMNNSENLITNIQNEIKHSSFGKLTQTVSGDSDQFESYLSMDQGFELLYEGAFLLKEYISVYNLDLKLTDIGVDEIYFTCIQVDLTQNKIRFLDFNRKDVYEAPITINSEKVQNLMNKVGVQYNPISEQQVVSGKHYYLSEDLKMKKYSYILASQPVTKFRNAFFSNAEDIQTNEDSQDLSYTSGSERLTADEKLGTIHFDGDIEERTAQDNIYSDSFKYIKKLGTNMGNIRYFDRTNAEISYRTFVEGFPVFSENDKGQVRITIGNDQAEKSSVVIETSVDTIQVPIPSEEEVNLKGTENLLEQLTVNGADQSKISSMVIGYTWHKIEEVTQVVDLTPEWYIRYEDKWYPERELLEYLAKLEVE, encoded by the coding sequence ATGAAAATAGCAGAAAAAATTGTAAGGATCGGTTTAATTTTTTTAGTATTGCTCAGTTTGTATTTTTCATTCACCATTTGGGTCAGCTCTTCGAAAAAAGAAGCACCAGTTAAAAATGACTCACAAGTTGCTACAACAGTGATTAATGAACGAATAGATACGGATGTATTTTTACCCTTACGTTTGGTTCGTATGCAAAATGGAAAATCAGAAATGAATAATAGTGAAAATTTAATTACCAACATTCAAAATGAAATCAAACATAGTTCTTTTGGCAAGCTAACCCAAACGGTCAGTGGGGATTCAGATCAATTTGAAAGTTATTTATCAATGGATCAGGGATTTGAACTGCTTTATGAGGGCGCATTTTTGTTAAAGGAATATATTTCGGTCTATAATTTAGACCTTAAATTGACGGATATCGGAGTCGATGAAATTTACTTTACTTGCATTCAAGTGGACTTAACTCAAAATAAGATTCGCTTCCTAGATTTTAATCGTAAAGATGTTTATGAAGCACCGATCACTATTAATAGTGAGAAGGTTCAAAATTTGATGAATAAAGTCGGTGTACAATATAACCCGATTTCAGAACAGCAAGTAGTTTCTGGCAAGCATTATTATTTATCAGAAGACTTAAAAATGAAAAAATACAGTTATATTTTGGCTTCCCAACCTGTTACTAAGTTTCGCAATGCTTTTTTCTCTAATGCTGAAGATATCCAGACTAATGAAGATAGTCAAGACTTATCTTATACAAGCGGCAGTGAACGTTTGACGGCAGATGAAAAACTCGGCACGATTCATTTTGACGGAGATATAGAGGAGCGGACGGCGCAAGATAATATTTATTCTGACAGTTTCAAGTATATCAAAAAACTTGGAACAAATATGGGGAATATTCGCTATTTTGATCGGACTAATGCGGAGATCAGTTATCGAACATTTGTAGAAGGTTTTCCAGTTTTCAGTGAAAATGACAAAGGACAAGTTCGCATTACGATCGGTAACGATCAAGCAGAGAAATCAAGTGTGGTTATCGAAACAAGTGTGGATACGATCCAAGTGCCGATTCCTTCAGAAGAAGAAGTGAATTTGAAAGGGACTGAAAATTTATTAGAACAACTAACTGTCAATGGCGCCGATCAGTCAAAAATCAGTTCGATGGTGATCGGATATACTTGGCATAAAATCGAAGAAGTAACTCAAGTGGTCGATCTAACTCCAGAATGGTATATTCGCTACGAGGATAAGTGGTATCCAGAACGAGAATTGCTGGAATATCTAGCGAAGTTGGAGGTGGAATAA
- a CDS encoding two-component system regulatory protein YycI has translation MDFKRIEWIFFLAFLGLNMFLFGIYQEGLKEENNVSFSGQTDSIEKRLGKDGITYKGTLSGEKKEGYYLSGEQTNFYDEIQKERDTRDRNFFKNGIELLDNSLTVYPQMNYAQTSYFIDEKNVEKSLEAFLNDKDSVLFGNQYRYLSDFSNLDGEFPEIVVSQSYKNIPFKDDTTQISLKLEKTDGSDNIHKIYKYTQTHIQGIEELRDKTDLSSERDAIETLYINNKIPSNAKITFGKLAYTRIYKIREKNVYVPVWFIGIKSNGSNLQIEQVNAMSNTIITNNIVPKVENQ, from the coding sequence ATGGACTTCAAACGAATCGAATGGATTTTCTTCTTAGCGTTCTTGGGGTTGAATATGTTTCTTTTTGGTATCTATCAAGAAGGCTTAAAAGAAGAAAACAATGTTTCTTTTTCTGGTCAAACGGATAGCATCGAAAAACGCCTTGGTAAAGATGGTATTACCTATAAAGGGACGCTTTCAGGAGAGAAAAAAGAAGGCTATTATCTAAGTGGGGAACAAACCAATTTCTACGATGAAATTCAAAAAGAACGTGATACAAGAGATCGTAATTTTTTTAAAAACGGGATCGAACTGTTGGATAATTCATTGACTGTTTATCCTCAGATGAATTATGCTCAGACGAGTTACTTTATTGATGAAAAAAATGTCGAAAAATCATTAGAAGCGTTTTTGAATGATAAGGATAGTGTTTTATTTGGAAACCAGTATCGCTATTTGTCTGATTTCTCTAATTTAGATGGAGAATTCCCAGAGATAGTTGTTTCTCAAAGTTACAAGAATATTCCATTTAAAGATGATACTACACAGATTTCATTGAAACTAGAAAAAACAGATGGATCGGATAACATCCACAAAATTTACAAATATACTCAAACTCATATTCAAGGGATTGAGGAATTACGTGATAAGACTGATTTATCTTCTGAACGTGACGCTATTGAAACGCTGTATATCAATAATAAAATTCCAAGTAATGCAAAAATCACCTTTGGAAAATTAGCCTACACGAGAATTTACAAAATTCGAGAAAAAAATGTATATGTACCAGTCTGGTTTATTGGAATCAAGTCTAATGGCAGCAATTTGCAGATTGAACAAGTCAATGCGATGAGTAATACGATCATCACGAATAATATTGTGCCAAAGGTGGAAAATCAGTAA
- a CDS encoding MBL fold metallo-hydrolase has translation MSQEKAFNISILASGSTGNSLFIETENKKLLIDAGLSGKKITSLLAEVGRKPEDLDAILVTHEHRDHIHGVGVLARKYKLDVYANEKTWAAMDPLIGNVALEQKHIFDMGKVLTFGDMDIESFGVSHDAAAPQFYRFYKDNRSFVMLTDTGYCSDHIRGTIKDADAYLIESNHELEILRMGPYPWSLKQRILGDKGHLSNDDGALTMAEVIGDQTKRIYLGHLSKENNTKEHARMAMESILAEKGLGVNFDFNVYDTDPESASEMFAI, from the coding sequence ATGAGTCAAGAAAAAGCGTTTAACATCAGCATTCTTGCCAGCGGCAGTACCGGTAATTCCCTTTTTATTGAAACAGAGAATAAGAAGCTACTGATAGATGCAGGACTAAGTGGGAAAAAAATCACTTCTTTATTGGCAGAAGTGGGTCGTAAACCAGAAGACTTAGATGCTATTTTAGTGACGCACGAGCATCGGGATCATATTCATGGTGTTGGTGTTCTGGCTAGAAAATATAAATTAGATGTTTATGCAAATGAAAAAACATGGGCGGCGATGGATCCGTTGATCGGCAATGTGGCACTTGAACAAAAGCATATTTTCGATATGGGGAAAGTATTGACCTTTGGTGACATGGATATTGAAAGCTTTGGTGTTTCTCATGATGCAGCTGCACCACAGTTTTATCGTTTCTATAAAGATAATCGTTCATTTGTAATGTTGACGGATACGGGTTACTGTAGTGATCACATTCGTGGAACAATCAAAGATGCTGATGCTTATTTGATCGAAAGCAATCATGAATTAGAAATCTTACGGATGGGCCCTTATCCTTGGAGTTTAAAACAACGAATACTTGGTGATAAAGGTCATTTATCAAATGACGATGGCGCCTTAACAATGGCTGAAGTGATCGGAGACCAAACGAAACGAATTTATTTAGGCCATTTAAGTAAAGAAAACAATACGAAAGAACACGCTAGAATGGCAATGGAGTCGATTTTAGCTGAAAAGGGTTTAGGTGTGAATTTTGACTTTAATGTTTATGATACTGATCCTGAATCAGCTTCAGAAATGTTTGCAATCTGA